In the Podospora bellae-mahoneyi strain CBS 112042 chromosome 4, whole genome shotgun sequence genome, one interval contains:
- a CDS encoding hypothetical protein (COG:U; EggNog:ENOG503NVNA; BUSCO:EOG092643QW) → MSNYYGGGPAQPNPGLQFYQSNYAQPVSGHATPSQASYGYGGPSSGGFGSSFTSGFAGAPGVSGRMDEQGGLRTGWLAAFSTEGYDGEPPLLEELGVSFTKIQRKTFAVLNPFSRVDQHLMDDSDLAGPVLFFFLFGTFLMLSGSVHFGFIYGLAVLGSVSLHTILSLMAPPVDPSTAVPSAPGQSSYPGAPVHHHSQSQSGATTTLTFARSASVLGYCLLPLVATSLVGIVMPMATPLGIFLTTLAVLWSSYAASGIFCSVGGMNRQRFLVAYPLALFYVGFGIMGVFSSRGGKAGKV, encoded by the exons ATGTCAAATTACTACGGCGGCGGCCCCGCCCAGCCAAACCCTGGCCTCCAGTTCTACCAGTCCAACTACGCACAACCAGTATCTGGCCACGCGACCCCATCACAAGCATCCTACGGCTATGGCGGTCCCTCCTCCGGCGGCTTCGGCAGCAGCTTCACCTCTGGCTTCGCCGGCGCCCCAGGAGTATCAGGCCGCATGGACGAGCAAGGTGGGCTAAGAACAGGCTGGCTCGCCGCCTTTTCAACAGAGGGGTACGACGGGGAGCCGCCCTTattggaggagttgggggtaTCATTCACAAAGATCCAGCGCAAG ACCTTCGCCGTCCTAAACCCTTTCTCCCGCGTAGACCAACACCTAATGGACGACTCCGACCTCGCCGGTcccgtcctcttctttttcctt TTCGGAACCTTCCTCATGCTCTCCGGCTCCGTCCACTTCGGCTTCATCTACGGCCTCGCCGTCCTCGGCTCAGTATCCCTCCACacaatcctctccctcatggCACCCCCCGtcgacccctccaccgccgttcCTTCCGCCCCCGGTCAATCATCCTACCCCGGCGCgcccgtccaccaccactcccagtCCCAATCCGGTGCCACGACCACATTGACGTTTGCCCGATCCGCCTCGGTACTAGGGTACTGTCTCCTCCCACTGGTAGCCACCTCCCTAGTCGGAATCGTCATGCCCATGGCGACACCCCTCGGGATTTTCTTGACTACCTTGGCGGTGTTATGGAGCAGTTATGCCGCCAGTGGAATCTTTTGCTcggtgggggggatgaaCAGGCAGAGGTTTTTGGTGGCGTATCCGTTGGCATTGTTTTATGTCGGGTTTGGGATCATGGGCGTTTTTAGTAGCAGGGGGGGGAAGGCAGGGAAGGTGTAG
- a CDS encoding hypothetical protein (COG:D; COG:Z; EggNog:ENOG503NVDB), with protein MPPKRAAATAASAATKKTAVATTTTKKTTATTATKKTTTAAATKKTVATTKKAAAAPKKAAAAPTKAAPKKAAPKKKTVAEVAPESDKENTEEPEKKVVTTKRKRTRDDEEQAPVASSSEDEIAQEPVDAQAQPAKKRKVAAPKAPAAKRPARVLKAINEKPERVLDMFVFGEGTAGELGLGSVKVDGKKPIDVKRPRLNPNVSNVVQIACGGMHVAALTKDNKIFTWGVNDQGALGRDTTWDGGLRDVEDEDDDSDDEDDTGMNPKESTPAEIDTSGLPEGIEWVQVVASDSATFALTTTGQVYGWGTFRSNEGVLGFSRSVGIQRTPAHVPELSKIKQLAAGLNHILALDEKNKIYAWGAGQQAQLARRLLERDDTAALYPAGVGSLPGRAKAVKLACGSYHCFVIDTKGRVISWGLNNYAECGHEDSVGVDGGYVMRPQIVESLSGYEIADIAGGEHHSLACTTDGKLLTWGRIDGHQVGQPTGSFTEDNTIYDDRQKPRILVVPTEIPEVKDVVQVAAGTDHSFAVTKDGKVYSWGFSANYQTGQGTTDDIESPTLIDNTAIRDRKIVFAGAGGQYGIVAAEKEEAQN; from the exons ATGCCTCCCAAAAGAGCTGCCGCGACAGCCGCGAGCGCTGCGACCAAAAAGACGGCTGTcgctaccaccaccaccaagaagaccacTGCCACGACGGCTACCAAGAAGACTACTACTGCTGCGGCGACCAAGAAGACTGTCGCTACcaccaagaaggctgctgccgcgCCCAAGAAGGCCGCCGCTGCTCCCACGAAGGCCGCGCCCAAGAAGGCCgcgcccaagaagaagactgtCGCTGAGGTTGCCCCCGAGTCTGATAAGGAAAACACGGAGGAGCCTGAGAAGAAGGTAGTTACCACCAAGAGAAAACGCACCCGGGATGACGAGGAGCAAGCCCCAGTCGCGTCGAGTTCCGAGGACGAGATTGCCCAGGAGCCTGTCGACGCGCAGGCGCAAccggccaagaagagaaaggtcGCCGCTCCTAAAGCCCCCGCTGCGAAGCGCCCTGCCCGCGTCCTGAAGGCCATCAACGAGAAGCCCGAGCGTGTTCTCGACATGTTTGTGTTTGGCGAGGGCACCGCTGGCGAGCTCGGTCTTGGCAGCGTCAAGGTGGACGGCAAGAAGCCCATCGATGTCAAGCGTCCCCGCCTGAACCCCAATGTCTCCAATGTTGTTCAGATTGCTTGCGGTGGCATGCACGTTGCTGCTCTTACCAAGGACAACAAGATCTTCACCTGGGGTGTCAACGACCAGGGCGCTCTCGGACGCGACACCACGTGGGATGGTGGGCTCagagatgttgaggatgaggacgatgacagtgatgacgaggacgacacTGGCATGAACCCCAAGGAGAGCACTCCTGCCGAGATTGACACGAGCGGCCTCCCCGAGGGTATTGAGTGGGTTCAGGTTGTTGCCAGCGACAGCGCGACTTTTgctctcaccaccactggcCAGGTCTATGGATGGGGTACATTCAGG AGCAACGAGGGTGTACTGGGCTTCAGTCGTAGTGTTGGCATTCAGAGGACCCCAGCCCACGTCCCCGAGCTGTCCAAGATCAAGCAGCTTGCTGCCGGTCTCAACcacatcctcgccctcgacgaGAAGAATAAGATCTACGCCTGGGGCGCCGGCCAACAAGCCCAGCTTGCTCGCCGTCTCCTCGAGCGCGACGACACCGCTGCCCTCTACCCTGCCGGCGTTGGTTCTCTCCCCGGCCGCGCCAAGGCCGTCAAGCTTGCCTGCGGTTCTTACCACTGCTTCGTCATTGACACCAAGGGCCGTGTCATCAGCTGGGGTCTCAACAACTACGCCGAGTGCGGCCACGAGGACTCTGTCGGCGTCGACGGCGGCTACGTCATGCGTCCCCAGATTGTCGAGTCGCTCAGCGGTTACGAGATTGCCGACATTGCCGGCGGCGAGCACCACTCTTTGGCATGCACCACCGATGGCAAGCTCCTCACCTGGGGCCGGATTGATGGCCACCAGGTCGGTCAGCCAACCGGTTCGTTCACCGAGGACAATACTATTTATGACGACCGCCAGAAGCCAAGAATCCTCGTCGTCCCTACCGAGATCCCCGAGGTCAAGGATGTTGTCCAGGTCGCCGCTGGCACCGACCACAGCTTTGCTGTCACCAAGGATGGCAAGGTTTACAGCTGGGGTTTCTCGGCCAACTACCAGACTGGCCAGGGGACTACGGATGATATCGAGTCGCCAACACTTATTGACAACACCGCCATCAGGGACAGGAAGATCGTCTTTGCTGGTGCGGGCGGGCAATACGGTATTGTTgctgccgagaaggaggaggctcagAATTAG
- the PAM16 gene encoding mitochondrial import inner membrane translocase subunit TIM16 (COG:U; BUSCO:EOG09265M8S; EggNog:ENOG503P40W), translating into MAYRLITQVVLIGTRVLGRSFAEAYKQAAASSAYQRAQAQSGNGTAGRASLSSGMTLDEACKILNVKPPQKGEANMEEVMERFKRLFDNNDPKKGGSFYLQSKILRARERIEAEVRPHMEKAEQEAEIKEGWNPKLYKDKK; encoded by the exons ATG GCCTACCGCCTCATAACCCAAGTCGTCCTCATCGGCACCCGCGTTCTCGGCCGCTCCTTCGCCGAAGCCTACAAGCaagccgccgcctcctcggcctaCCAACGCGCCCAGGCCCAATCCGGCAATGGCACCGCCGGCCGCGCCAGCCTCAGCAGCGGCATGACCCTCGACGAAGCCTGCAAGATCCTCAACGTCAAGCCACCACAAAAGGGGGAAGCCAATATGGAGGAGGTCATGGAGCGATTCAAGCGCTTGTTTGACAACAACGACCCCAAAAAGGGCGGTTCATTCTACCTGCAGAGCAAGATCCTGCGCGCGAGGGAAAGGATCGAGGCCGAGGTGCGCCCACATATGGAGAAGGCGGAGCAAGAGGCCGAGATAAAAGAGGGGTGGAATCCAAAGCTGTACAAGGATAAGAAATAA
- a CDS encoding hypothetical protein (EggNog:ENOG503NYRW; COG:G) has product MGEQRAITPEASSSSDEKAVTHHAEGHGENHAAATDEYVFSTLHCTMDRASTVLTQRDRYGNTLIHIDPEAERRLRWKLDLMIVPTVALLYLFCFIDRANIGNARIAGLETDLNLTGYDYNGLLSVFYISYIVFEIPSNIGCKYFGPGWFIPTISLGFGGLSIAMAFVNNFAQAAGVRFLLGAFEAGMLPGIAYYLSRWYRRSELTFRLGLYIVMAPMAGAFGGLLASGILQLESFGSLTTWRMIFAIEGIITCVLALISYVTLTDRPETARWLTQAEKDLAILRIKSERVGTTEVLDKMDVKKLMRGILNPVTLSTSFIFLLNNITVQGVSFFAPTIVRSIYPGKSTVMTQLLTVPPYVVGGFFTLLLPAISWKMDRRQIIIMSCTPLVIVGFIIFLATTNTEARYAAIFLLSSSIFALGPMTNSQVSANVVSDTARSSAIGMNVMCGNIGGLVSTWSFLPTDGPNYPIGNGLNLAAISTILIVATAMLFWMKKDNKRREALSVEEELAGMSREEVQDLDWKHPAFRWKP; this is encoded by the coding sequence ATGGGTGAACAGAGAGCTATTACCCCCGAGGCCAGCTCGTCTTCGGACGAGAAGGCCGTCACCCACCACGCCGAGGGTCACGGAGAGAACCACGCCGCTGCCACAGACGAGTATGTTTTTTCCACATTGCATTGCACCATGGATAGAGCCAGCACCGTGCTAACCCAGCGTGACAGATATGGCAACACCCTCATTCACATCGATCCTGAGGCTGAACGCAGGCTTCGGTGGAAGTTGGATCTCATGATCGTTCCCACTGTTGCCTTGCTCTACCTTTTCTGCTTCATTGACAGAGCAAACATCGGCAACGCCAGGATTGCTGGTCTCGAGACGGATCTCAACCTTACCGGCTACGACTACAACGGTCTCCTCTCCGTCTTCTACATCTCCTACATTGTTTTCGAGATCCCATCCAACATCGGCTGCAAGTACTTTGGCCCCGGCTGGTtcatccccaccatctccctcggcTTCGGTGGTCTTTCCATCGCCATGGCTTTCGTCAACAACTTCGCCCAGGCCGCCGGCGttcgcttcctcctcggtgctTTCGAGGCTGGTATGCTTCCCGGCATCGCCTACTATCTCTCGAGATGGTACCGCCGTTCCGAGCTCACCTTCCGTCTCGGTCTCTACATCGTCATGGCTCCCATGGCCGGTGCCTTCGGTGGTCTCCTCGCCTCCGgcatcctccagctcgagaGCTTTGGCAGCCTGACCACTTGGCGCATGATTTTCGCCATTGAGGGCATCATCACCTGCGTTCTTGCTCTCATTTCCTACGTCACCCTCACTGACCGTCCCGAGACGGCTCGCTGGCTCACCCAGGCGGAGAAGGACCTTGCCATTCTCCGCATCAAGTCTGAGCGCGTCGGCACCACCGAGGTCCTCGACAAGATGGacgtcaagaagctcatGCGCGGCATCCTCAACCCTGTGACGCTCAGCACCTCCTTCATTTTCCtgctcaacaacatcaccgtCCAGGGCGTCAGCTTCTTCGCCCCCACCATCGTCCGCTCCATCTACCCCGGCAAGTCCACCGTCATGACCCAGCTCCTGACTGTGCCCCCGTATGTCGTCGGTGGATTCTTCACTCTCCTTCTGCCCGCCATCAGCTGGAAGATGGACCGTCGccagatcatcatcatgtcttGCACACCCCTCGTCATTGTcggcttcatcatcttccttgccaccaccaacaccgaggcCCGCTATGCCGCCATCTTTTTGCTCTCGTCGTCCATCTTTGCGCTTGGTCCCATGACCAACTCGCAGGTCAGCGCCAACGTTGTTTCGGACACGGCTCGCAGCAGCGCCATCGGCATGAACGTCATGTGCGGAAACattggtgggttggtgagcaCTTGGTCTTTTCTGCCTACTGATGGGCCGAACTATCCTATCGGTAACGGCCTGAACCTGGCGGCCATTTCGACCATCTTGATTGTTGCTACTGCGATGCTGTTCTGGATGAAGAAGGATAataagaggagggaggcgttgagcgtggaggaggagctggcggggaTGAGCAGGGAGGAGGTACAGGATTTGGATTGGAAGCACCCTGCTTTCCGGTGGAAGCCTTAG
- a CDS encoding hypothetical protein (EggNog:ENOG503P1GI; COG:A): protein MHYIKLLRPPVVEFVGSERCLRLVLAVTTDLGDSFFSPKDPVELLVVGAYTTTKDGKEQLVPVILTQRNMPKWKAGMRVLKLDLPLPPHPIKTIQIRPADRQLTALGTTDIYPPTGQGLILAAFSDVSLDRNTAVPPVCFRSLRLPTADNQTLQVEEDMGDSIARHIWDSGIATVSLLADMFLSTSPKGNPMPALKQLLQQDRDRPLNILEVGCGIGTLGIGVARLLALKKAPRQTTTRILMTDLPEAEERARANIARQAEALSQAPAPSLDFESLDWIDGQNGVFGAQVQDNTWDLIVVSDCTYNTDTLSPLVQTLSALHGHSGEQSVRPKVFLSTKSRHSSEREFWDLMAADGWSIEEEATLPLPHIDGGGNPVELYLFEKK from the coding sequence ATGCATTACATAAAACTACTGCGACCACCAGTGGTCGAGTTCGTCGGATCAGAACGATGCCTCCGATTAGTACTCGCCGTCACCACCGACCTCGGGGACTCGTTCTTCTCACCCAAAGACCCAGTTGAGCTCCTTGTGGTCGGCGCTTACACGACGACAAAAGATGGAAAAGAGCAACTGGTACCAGTTATCCTCACACAACGAAATATGCCAAAATGGAAGGCTGGGATGAGAGTTCTCAAACTGGAtcttccactgcctccaCACCCCATCAAAACGATCCAGATTCGGCCGGCAGACCGCCAACTTACAGCTCTTGGAACGACAGACATCTACCCACCAACGGGCCAGGGACTCATTCTAGCGGCATTCTCTGATGTCTCGCTGGACAGGAACACAGCAGTACCTCCTGTGTGCTTTCGGAGTTTGAGGCTGCCAACAGCCGATAACCAGACGCTccaagtggaggaggatatggggGATAGCATAGCCCGGCACATCTGGGACTCTGGGATTGCCACTGTGTCTCTCCTGGCCGACATGTTTCTGAGCACCAGCCCGAAGGGAAACCCAATGCCCGCCTTGAAGCAGCTCCTTCAACAAGACCGGGACAGGCCACTGAACATCCTCGAAGTAGGCTGCGGCATCGGGACACTAGGCATAGGGGTGGCCCGGCTGCTTGCTTTGAAGAAGGCTCCCAGACAGACGACAACTCGTATCCTCATGACTGATCTCCCCGAGGCTGAAGAACGAGCCAGAGCGAATATCGCCCGGCAAGCGGAAGCTCTCAGCCaagcaccagcaccctcgCTAGACTTTGAGAGCCTCGACTGGATAGACGGGCAGAATGGCGTGTTTGGAGCGCAGGTCCAGGATAATACTTGGGATCTGATTGTCGTGAGTGACTGCACCTACAACACGGATACTTTGTCACCGTTGGTGCAGACGCTTTCGGCTCTTCATGGCCATTCCGGCGAGCAGTCGGTCAGGCCAAAGGTCTTTTTGTCGACAAAGTCAAGACACTCGTCCGAGAGAGAGTTCTGGGATCTAATGGCTGCTGATGGGTGGAgtattgaggaggaggctacACTGCCGCTTCCTCATattgatgggggtgggaatcCTGTTGAGTTGTATCTCTTTGAGAAGAAATGA
- a CDS encoding hypothetical protein (COG:G; EggNog:ENOG50KOG2431): MDLKEEFYDAVEEVCKIDFAGGKGGVDMGRYLGGLIAGYDLSGEWGLLERAGELGGLLMEKGKGREGMRTGAWLEFTRLGQLIGDKKYCDTARGEVDVLEEGQERTKLRGLWPVKGAEGDEVFGLEKGAEGVYGNLLKTAALLGRRREGRLERMWKEAMGVAEDWLLFRPMLAEEDRDEMGDRRDVLLVGEARMNGDEVETAPNVQHLGCYAGGMFGLGGKLFGNEEYVKIGEQLTRGCAWAYGAFPTGLMPEVLEAVPCEGDWRDGPCKFDEDKWRKEGSKKLRKPFKSVKDPKYLLRPEAIESLFVMFRITGNKEYQELAWEMFQSVVGATETELAFSAISDVTVHGLLKKLDSMESFWLAETLKYYYLIFSPPDLISLDEWVLSPGAHPFRRDSSGFITRGFDEPPRPKKKKKKKPGVP; this comes from the exons ATGGAtttgaaggaggagttttatgatgctgtggaggaggtttgcAAGATTGATTTCgcgggggggaaggggggggtggataTGGGGAGGTAtctgggggggttgattgcTGGGTATGATTTGTcgggggagtgggggttgttggagagggcgggggagttggggggtttgttgatggaaaaggggaaggggcgAGAGGGAATGAGGACGGGGGCTTGGTTGGAGTTTACACGGTTGGGACAGCTGATCGGTGATAAAAAGTATTGTGATACtgcgaggggggaggtggatgttttggaggaggggcaggagaggacgaagttgagggggttgtggccTGTGAAAGGGGCtgaaggtgatgaggtttttggcctggagaagggggcggagggCGTTTATGGCAATCTACTCAAGACGGCGGCTTTGCTCggaaggaggagagaggggaggttggagaggatgtgGAAAGAAGCCAtgggggtggcggaggattGGTTGCTCTTCCGGCCCATGCtcgcggaggaggatagggatgagatgggggatAGGAGGGATGTActgttggttggtgaggcGAGGATGAACGGGGATGAAGTAGAAACGGCGCCAAACGTTCAGCATTTGGGCTGCTATGCGGGGGGGATGTTTGGGCTGGGAGGGAAGCTGTTTGGAAACGAGGAATATGTCAAGATTGGGGAGCAGCTCACCCGGGGTTGTGCGTGGGCTTACGGGGCGTTTCCCACGGGTTTGATGCCAGAGGTGCTCGAGGCAGTTCCTTGCGAGGGCGACTGGAGGGACGGGCCGTGCAAGTTTGATGAGGACAAGTGGCGGAAAGAGGGCAGCAAGAAGCTGAGGAAGCCGTTCAAGTCGGTGAAAGACCCAAAGTACCTACTCAGACCGGAGGCTATCGAGAGCTTGTTCGTCATGTTCAGAATTACGGGAAACAAGGAGTACCAGGAACTGGCATGGGAGATGTTTCAGAGCGTGGTCGGGGCTACCGAGACGGAGCTGGCGTTTTCTGCAATCAGCGATGTCACTGTTCATGGCCTACTGAAGAAGCTGGATTCGATGGAG AGCTTCTGGCTAGCCGAAACACTCAAGTACTACTACCTcatcttctcaccaccagacCTCATCAGCCTGGACGAATGGGTCCTCAGCCCAGGAGCACATCCCTTCCGCCGAGACAGCAGTGGGTTCATCACCCGAGGCTTCGACGAACCCCCACgcccaaaaaagaagaagaaaaagaaaccagGAGTACCATGA
- a CDS encoding hypothetical protein (EggNog:ENOG503PAJ5; COG:S) has protein sequence MAAQIGLTEPGHTKFNLTFPLLQPSSNITPPSTTDDASSPSPPQNIIPGILFGILTPHIIGTLFLLSRLFSRLFLLKKWFWWEDTLILSSFLFSTAVCAIYTITTTTTSFPTTHHDRHYTLRTYLALIFYQLSLCLTKLSILSFYLRIFSSCASTRRLRLLTVLTITAVMCYGIPLLFITIFQCHPLPGLFFNSPTAVPHCFDFKPLLIASTSLHTATDVWLIMLIIPVILRLRIPPRERAILGVVLSLGVFVAVASLTRLQLSLKAGGYIHTHHTGGDDEEDEGVEVANTLAFFVMTVLELDVAVICACAPGVGVLIRRVWPGFLGGGGRGGTDTSDNEGGSLDLGTLRVVDGEGGKSVTELYFAGENGEVREPPALLISNHRTPHTTTLSLRSFISGLGPPRSRGKGVEGRGEGRGLLLREDFTTYDDMGTPTTTRMSEVGLEGCCDQYRVGFDRGQPPAAGEQMTPEKKRGDGVRRYSGRWGDSQESFVLGLNDPNSPSRLTPVDRVRKGEGNRQGEKKA, from the coding sequence atggccgcACAAATAGGCCTGACCGAACCAGGCCACACCAAATtcaacctcaccttccccttACTCCAGCCCTCTAGCAACATCACACCCCCATCCACAACTGACGATgcatcttcaccttctcccccccaaaacatcatccCCGGCATCCTCTTCGGCATCCTAACCCCCCACATAATCGgcaccctcttccttctctcccGGCTCTTCTCCCGGTTgttcctcctcaaaaaaTGGTTCTGGTGGGAAGACACGCTCATCCTGTcgtccttcctcttctcaacAGCAGTCTGCGCAATCtacaccatcaccacaacaaccacctccttccccaccacccatcacgACCGCCATTATACGCTACGAACCTACCTCGCCCTCATCTTCTATCAACTCTCCCTCTGCCTGACCAAACTCTCGATTCTGTCCTTTTACCTCAggatcttctcctcctgcgcctCCACCCGCCGGTTGCGACTCCTCACCGTTCTGACCATCACCGCTGTGATGTGCTATGGCATCCCACTATTATTCATCACAATCTTCCAATGCCACCCCCTTCCCGGCCTGTTTTTcaactcccccaccgccgtcCCGCATTGTTTCGACTTCAAACCCCTGCTCATCGCCAGCACGAGTTTACACACCGCCACCGACGTCTGGCTCATCATGCTTATCATTCCCGTTATCCTCCGTCTTCGAATCCCCCCCCGCGAGCGGGCCATTCTCGGCGTGGTCCTCAGTCTAGGCGTCTTCGTCGCTGTGGCTAGCCTGACAAGACTGCAACTCAGTCTCAAAGCCGGCGGCTACATCCACACCCATCACACCGgtggcgacgacgaggaggatgaaggtgTCGAGGTGGCGAACACGCTCGCGTTTTTTGTCATGACGGTGCTGGAGTTGGATGTGGCGGTTATTTGTGCCTGTGCGCctggggtgggggtgttgatcaGGAGGGTCTGGCCTGGGTTtttgggaggcggggggagggggggtacAGACACCAGCGACAACGAAGGGGGGAGCTTGGACTTGGGAACGCTGAGGGTCGtcgatggggaaggggggaagagcGTCACCGAGTTGTATTTTGCGGGcgagaatggggaggtgagggagccgccggcgttgttgattTCGAATCATAGGACGCCGCATACGACCActttgagcttgaggagcttcATCAGTGGGCTGGGGCCGCCGAGGTcgagagggaagggggtggaaggtcggggggaggggagggggttgttgttgagggaggatttTACGACGTACGATGACATGGggacgccgacgacgacgaggatgagtgaggttgggttggaggggtgttgTGATCAGTATCGTGTTGGGTTTGATCGAGGTCAGCCACCCGCAGCTGGGGAGCAGATGACgcctgagaagaagaggggggatggtgtgAGGCGTTAtagtgggaggtggggggaTAGTCAAGAGAGTTTCGTGCTGGGACTGAATGATCCCAACAGCCCAAGCCGGCTAACACCGGTCGACCGGGTTAGGAAAGGGGAGGGCAACCGACAAGGAGAAAAGAAGGCATAG
- a CDS encoding hypothetical protein (EggNog:ENOG503P5KD; COG:S) yields MTAPTTCCRSSNNNASSAECVCAKQATCSCGKQSALHCSCSAAATENTVAGPRCSCRARPAGQCTCERAASENVTPVKACACGSRPADACTCEKAADGGFNPEDEIDFTTKK; encoded by the exons atGACCGCCCCAACAACCTGCTGCcgctcctccaacaacaacgcctcctcggccgagtGCGTCTGCGCCAAGCAAGCGACCTGCTCCTGCGGGAAGCAATCCGCCCTCCACTGTTcctgctccgccgccgcgacGGAGAACACGGTCGCCGGACCGAGATGCAGCTGCCGTGCTAGACCCGCGGGCCAGTGCACTTGCGAGCGTGCCGCTTCGGAGAATGTGACGCCTGTGAAGGCTTGTGCTTGTGGTTCAAGACCTGCTG ATGCTTGCACCTgtgagaaggctgctgaTGGGGGGTTCAACCCGGAGGATGAGATTGATTTTACTACCAAGAAATAA